One part of the Bacteroidales bacterium genome encodes these proteins:
- a CDS encoding gliding motility-associated C-terminal domain-containing protein yields MKTTKAALQRSFCILALILSSVTTFAQDRCEYKPPLETRHWIFGRNLGLVFNDQYNVESYSGSQLTTPTGSAVMSDAEGNLLFYTNGEHVWDRRHQRMPNGQNLSNYLYIPTQAALIVPRPDAPGQYYLFLTDDPERPGGSRGFRYCLIDMALNGGYGDIVEGYKNVLLLDRTAEKLTAVKDDNDQDYWVITHGWNNDSFYAFSITNELPALSNATITNIGAIHTSNDNPVIWNSKGYMKVSPKGDKLASVIHEDGIVEIFDFNNQTGVVSYHRELPQTYHRAYGVEFSSDSRYLYFTTLVTTIDAQSSELFQVDVVTLDVNLISVPSTPISSTFAALQLGMDSKIYVIRFNRGGQAINTSLGVIENPKRMGTACNFVETIPGFSNEFFQNGLPNFIQSYFDIPHFTYYRHCEGDDVEFNLWNTSNTTTTRWDFGDGPVNESGTSTTRLYDTSGEYLNVSVIENGTFGPYAEDIFIRPLPELIPELPPNDSVLLIFPNTIYPLDGGEGFYEYYWYYSTSPDGPWQLLSGGIGETFRVQPIEDEGFYKLEAVDMECCENERIIEVRALDLKLPTAFRPSSPVLENQRYRPYGGPVFNYSIRIFNRWGQLVFEEEIAEAREQGYKGQGWDGNFKNNNGTSGVYVYVVVFDVEHENQLIQTTKHGWFMLLR; encoded by the coding sequence ATGAAAACAACCAAAGCTGCCCTGCAACGATCTTTTTGCATTCTGGCATTAATTCTGTCCTCAGTTACAACTTTTGCACAAGACCGCTGTGAATACAAACCACCGCTGGAAACCAGGCACTGGATTTTTGGAAGAAATTTGGGGCTTGTTTTTAATGATCAGTACAATGTTGAATCTTACTCAGGATCGCAATTAACAACACCTACAGGCTCTGCAGTCATGTCAGATGCTGAGGGCAACCTGCTTTTTTATACCAATGGAGAGCACGTTTGGGATCGGAGACATCAACGCATGCCCAATGGTCAGAACCTCAGCAACTATCTTTATATTCCAACCCAGGCAGCATTGATAGTACCGCGTCCGGATGCCCCCGGACAATATTACCTTTTTCTCACTGACGACCCTGAAAGACCAGGTGGCAGCAGAGGCTTCAGGTATTGTTTGATTGATATGGCACTAAACGGCGGTTATGGAGATATCGTTGAAGGCTATAAAAATGTACTCTTGCTCGATCGTACCGCTGAAAAACTTACTGCAGTTAAGGACGACAATGATCAGGATTATTGGGTAATTACTCATGGCTGGAACAACGATAGTTTTTATGCATTTTCGATTACAAATGAACTTCCGGCTCTTTCAAATGCTACTATTACCAATATTGGGGCCATCCACACTTCCAATGATAATCCGGTAATCTGGAATTCCAAAGGGTATATGAAGGTTTCGCCAAAAGGTGATAAACTTGCAAGTGTGATTCACGAGGATGGAATTGTTGAAATTTTCGATTTCAATAACCAAACAGGCGTAGTTTCATATCACCGGGAATTGCCGCAAACTTATCACAGGGCTTATGGAGTTGAATTTTCATCCGACTCGCGTTATTTGTATTTCACAACTCTTGTAACAACTATTGATGCCCAGTCTTCCGAGCTTTTTCAGGTTGATGTTGTCACTCTGGACGTGAACCTGATATCCGTTCCCTCAACCCCGATAAGCAGCACCTTTGCTGCCTTGCAACTCGGAATGGATTCTAAAATTTATGTGATCCGCTTCAATCGTGGAGGCCAGGCTATAAACACATCTCTCGGTGTTATTGAGAACCCGAAAAGAATGGGAACCGCGTGCAACTTTGTTGAAACAATCCCAGGGTTTTCAAACGAGTTTTTTCAAAATGGTTTGCCCAATTTCATCCAAAGCTACTTCGATATTCCCCACTTCACCTATTACCGGCACTGCGAAGGCGATGATGTTGAGTTTAACCTCTGGAATACATCAAACACCACCACCACCCGATGGGACTTTGGCGATGGGCCTGTTAATGAAAGCGGGACTTCAACAACACGCTTGTATGATACCAGCGGGGAATATTTGAATGTGTCTGTCATTGAAAACGGCACATTCGGGCCGTATGCCGAAGATATTTTCATCCGTCCTTTGCCCGAATTAATCCCGGAACTTCCACCCAATGATAGTGTTTTGTTGATTTTTCCAAATACAATTTACCCGCTCGATGGCGGCGAAGGCTTTTATGAATATTACTGGTATTATTCTACCAGCCCCGATGGACCCTGGCAGCTGCTTTCCGGAGGGATAGGTGAAACATTCCGGGTTCAACCTATTGAAGATGAAGGATTCTATAAGCTGGAAGCCGTTGATATGGAATGCTGTGAGAATGAACGCATCATTGAAGTGCGTGCGTTGGACCTTAAGCTACCGACTGCATTCCGGCCTTCAAGTCCTGTGTTGGAAAATCAACGGTATAGACCCTATGGCGGACCAGTTTTCAATTACAGTATCCGCATTTTTAACAGATGGGGACAACTGGTATTTGAAGAAGAAATTGCCGAAGCCCGCGAGCAAGGCTACAAAGGCCAGGGTTGGGATGGTAATTTTAAAAACAATAATGGCACTTCAGGGGTATATGTGTATGTGGTTGTCTTTGACGTGGAGCATGAAAACCAGCTAATTCAGACCACAAAACACGGTTGGTTCATGCTGTTGCGTTAG
- a CDS encoding T9SS type A sorting domain-containing protein, with translation MTIRLLNPMVRIGAVLILTVQLATAQHNLSNQILQSSNSGKEISFHAENINTSYFISMEGYTSLFEKIYFIDLIFNLSYIEPSYEGIGVDGVKIELPVTITKEYLDFDLEQIKTQVEIASNSWDKDEQGIYMAGASGRREVNLMNYVMGRDGTNDSCHKSFPFCTGTTYNFPAGVNSGTAQAGAYYDCLSTRPNPAWYHMKIGTSGNIIITMQSNPLRDIDFICWGPFTHPTDPCVAQLTAAKVVSCSYSTSATEIVTIPNGVSDEYYILLITNYSNLPCNISFSQTGGTGTTDCTIVPPPINNNGPLCIGDDLQLSVQNAIPGSTYSWTGPNGWSSTQQNPVIPNVNLSHAGTYTLIITLFGQTSDPVTTFVQIFSPPSPTVSGPQTACQGSSQNYHAVNPQQGSTFQWVATGGEITQGQGTSTATVLWQAAGSGSVRVTETPLYCSPVLSLPLNVTLSPLPGQPSLPTGPASICDGTTGVTYTTAGASNALSYTWSLLPAEAGNISGTGTSATVNWAPGFVGNASISVLGVNMCGPGLASDNLSVVVGEEPTANAGEDVSIPHGTATQLQGAASGAVSPYSYSWSPADKLEDPTIANPQTHNLFQTTVFTLTVTSANGCDGSDQVTVTITGGALGVDVGSDPEAVCPGGSSELNAFPSGGSGTYTYLWSSNPPGFTSTEQNPLVIPTQTTTYSVEISDGFNSANGATTVTVFSLPTAIAGNDFAIPHGTSTTLNGSGSGGTTPYGYSWTPSEFLVNPAVSNPQTINLYEPQTFSLLVTDENGCTSLQDAVTVNISGTALAAGPSAADSIVCPGFSTQLLANASGGSANYVYQWSSVPQGFTSTLENPIVFPLSNTIYHVSINDGFNVIAGEIAVEIAAEPLPSFTSDQVCFGEPTTLINQSSISEGSIDMLIWSYNGSQIGVGNELLYSFPAEGSHQVTLTAISDQACFKDITQSIFVKPLPEIELWRRIPEDLRFLSASEDTLFVCVFNTVTLDAGDPGNPNQIFSWSVGAETDTLAIGALGIGYELQLHTVTVTDTVSGCEKTVSLFIEFSMMACEFGIPGIDLNTKIRVYPNPAQDYLMIECTEDFDGLFASVYNTYGQLVVGAEPLGGAFAPQHRLNVSSLNPGVYFVRIHNFDFIHTVKLIISRY, from the coding sequence ATGACGATTCGTTTACTTAACCCAATGGTTCGGATTGGGGCTGTTCTGATTTTAACTGTTCAACTTGCTACTGCTCAACATAATCTCTCAAATCAAATCTTACAGTCAAGCAATTCCGGTAAGGAAATTTCTTTCCACGCTGAAAATATCAATACCAGCTATTTCATTAGCATGGAAGGATATACCAGTCTTTTCGAGAAAATCTATTTTATTGATTTGATTTTTAATCTCAGTTATATTGAGCCATCCTATGAAGGTATTGGAGTGGATGGAGTTAAAATAGAATTGCCTGTAACTATAACAAAGGAATATCTTGATTTTGATCTTGAGCAGATCAAAACACAGGTAGAAATTGCCAGCAACAGTTGGGATAAGGATGAACAGGGAATTTATATGGCAGGCGCTTCCGGCCGGCGTGAGGTCAACCTCATGAACTATGTGATGGGGCGTGATGGAACCAATGACTCCTGTCATAAATCATTTCCTTTTTGCACCGGCACTACATATAATTTCCCTGCCGGGGTAAATTCAGGAACAGCTCAGGCAGGTGCTTATTATGATTGCCTTTCAACCCGTCCTAATCCTGCATGGTATCACATGAAAATCGGAACCAGCGGGAATATAATTATAACTATGCAAAGCAACCCATTGCGGGATATTGATTTCATCTGCTGGGGGCCCTTCACACATCCTACCGATCCGTGTGTTGCACAGCTTACTGCGGCCAAAGTAGTTTCGTGTAGTTACTCAACTTCAGCAACTGAGATAGTTACGATCCCAAATGGTGTTTCCGACGAATACTATATCTTGCTAATTACAAACTACTCAAACCTACCGTGTAATATAAGCTTTTCACAAACAGGTGGTACGGGTACAACAGATTGTACCATTGTTCCGCCACCCATCAACAATAACGGGCCATTATGTATTGGTGATGACCTCCAGCTTTCCGTACAAAATGCAATACCTGGCTCAACTTATTCATGGACCGGTCCAAACGGCTGGTCTTCAACCCAGCAAAACCCGGTAATTCCGAATGTGAATTTATCGCATGCAGGAACCTACACATTGATCATCACTCTTTTTGGCCAAACCAGTGATCCGGTTACCACCTTTGTCCAGATTTTTAGCCCCCCAAGCCCTACAGTCAGCGGTCCGCAAACTGCCTGCCAGGGATCGTCGCAAAACTATCATGCTGTGAATCCGCAGCAAGGAAGCACTTTTCAGTGGGTAGCCACAGGAGGTGAGATCACACAGGGCCAGGGAACATCCACAGCAACAGTATTATGGCAGGCGGCTGGTTCAGGGAGTGTAAGGGTTACTGAAACTCCTCTTTATTGCAGTCCGGTGTTATCACTTCCGTTGAATGTAACCTTGAGCCCATTGCCAGGTCAACCTTCTTTGCCCACTGGCCCTGCAAGCATCTGCGATGGAACTACAGGCGTGACTTACACAACTGCCGGAGCATCCAATGCCTTGAGTTACACCTGGAGCTTATTGCCAGCTGAAGCAGGAAACATCAGCGGAACAGGAACTTCTGCGACCGTAAACTGGGCGCCGGGTTTTGTCGGAAATGCAAGCATCAGCGTTTTAGGTGTGAATATGTGCGGCCCTGGTCTGGCTTCTGATAATCTGAGTGTGGTTGTTGGTGAAGAACCAACAGCCAATGCCGGTGAAGATGTTTCTATTCCTCACGGAACAGCTACCCAATTACAGGGTGCTGCGTCAGGTGCAGTTTCACCCTATTCTTATTCATGGAGTCCTGCCGACAAACTTGAAGATCCAACTATAGCAAATCCTCAAACGCATAATCTTTTTCAAACTACAGTTTTTACTCTAACGGTTACTTCTGCCAACGGTTGCGATGGAAGCGACCAGGTTACAGTAACCATTACCGGCGGTGCACTTGGTGTTGACGTAGGTTCGGATCCTGAGGCAGTTTGCCCCGGAGGCTCCTCAGAATTGAATGCATTTCCAAGCGGCGGCTCCGGAACCTATACATACTTATGGAGTTCCAACCCTCCCGGATTTACTTCAACTGAACAAAACCCATTGGTCATTCCAACTCAAACCACCACTTATTCAGTAGAAATAAGCGATGGCTTTAATTCGGCCAACGGAGCAACTACCGTCACTGTTTTCAGTTTGCCAACTGCCATTGCAGGAAACGATTTCGCTATCCCTCATGGAACCAGCACTACGCTGAATGGATCCGGTTCGGGTGGAACGACACCTTACGGCTATTCCTGGACGCCGTCAGAGTTTCTTGTGAATCCTGCTGTTAGCAATCCACAAACCATCAACCTGTATGAGCCCCAAACATTCTCCCTCCTAGTTACTGATGAGAATGGATGCACTAGTCTTCAGGATGCTGTTACTGTTAACATTTCAGGTACAGCATTGGCTGCTGGTCCGTCGGCAGCTGATAGCATTGTATGTCCTGGGTTCAGCACACAACTTCTTGCCAATGCCTCAGGGGGTTCGGCAAACTATGTTTACCAGTGGTCGTCCGTTCCGCAGGGCTTCACATCCACATTGGAAAATCCTATCGTATTTCCACTGTCAAATACTATTTATCATGTTAGCATCAATGATGGATTCAACGTAATTGCGGGCGAGATTGCAGTGGAAATTGCAGCCGAACCGCTACCTTCATTTACATCCGATCAGGTTTGCTTTGGCGAACCCACAACTTTAATCAATCAAAGCTCTATCTCCGAAGGGTCAATTGATATGCTAATCTGGAGCTATAACGGATCGCAGATTGGAGTTGGAAATGAACTGCTTTATTCCTTTCCTGCTGAAGGTTCGCACCAGGTAACGCTCACCGCTATCTCTGATCAAGCTTGCTTCAAGGATATTACTCAAAGTATATTTGTAAAGCCATTACCAGAAATTGAACTCTGGCGACGAATCCCGGAAGATCTTCGGTTCTTATCGGCATCAGAGGATACCCTATTTGTCTGTGTGTTTAATACGGTCACACTTGATGCAGGCGACCCCGGCAATCCGAACCAGATTTTTTCCTGGTCAGTAGGCGCTGAAACAGATACGCTTGCAATAGGCGCCTTAGGGATTGGTTATGAACTGCAGCTTCATACAGTCACTGTTACAGATACAGTTTCAGGCTGCGAAAAAACAGTTTCGTTGTTTATCGAATTCAGCATGATGGCCTGCGAATTTGGCATTCCAGGAATTGATCTCAATACGAAGATCAGGGTTTATCCCAACCCGGCCCAGGATTATCTCATGATTGAATGTACTGAGGATTTTGATGGGTTGTTTGCCAGTGTTTATAATACCTATGGGCAGCTTGTTGTCGGGGCAGAACCTCTCGGTGGAGCATTTGCCCCGCAGCACAGGTTGAATGTGAGCAGCTTAAATCCAGGGGTATATTTTGTTCGCATTCATAATTTTGACTTTATCCATACCGTTAAACTAATTATCTCAAGATATTAA